Part of the Methanobacterium paludis genome is shown below.
CTTTAAATGTAAAATCCTTTTATAAATCTATCTAACACCTTTGATTTTTTTAAGCCCACTTGTACCTCTATTTATTTAGTAGAAATATCAAAAATTAAACTGATACAAAATGAAAAAAATTGATAAATTCTTTGGGACTATCCTGGGAAACAGGAAAAAAGAAGTTTCAGAAGTCCAGATAGACAGGGAAGTTGTAGAAGAAATAATACAAATTGCAGAGAAATCATATCCCCTGGAATTCAGTGCAATACTCCAGGGAAAAATTGAGGATAATATCTTAAAGATAGAAGGTTTAATATTTCTTCCAGGAGCAGCTTCTGAAGATGGTGCTGTTATGGAAATATTTATGATGCCTATGCTATCCGATGATATGGGTTCTGTCCACAGCCACCCCGGATACAGTGCAATGCCCTCAACTGCAGACCTGCAGTTTTTTGCAAAGAGGGGACTTTTCCATATTATAATCGCACAACCCTACG
Proteins encoded:
- a CDS encoding Mov34/MPN/PAD-1 family protein; this translates as MKKIDKFFGTILGNRKKEVSEVQIDREVVEEIIQIAEKSYPLEFSAILQGKIEDNILKIEGLIFLPGAASEDGAVMEIFMMPMLSDDMGSVHSHPGYSAMPSTADLQFFAKRGLFHIIIAQPYDLNSIRAYDSFGEPMDYTIV